The nucleotide sequence GGCACTTCATAATCCACCAGCGAGCGGGCGGCGTTGAGGATGGTGCCGTCGCCGCCCATGACGATCGCCAGATCGCAGCGTTCTCCGATCGTGGCGCGACTGGCGGCTTCCAGACCGTTGTCGGGAATTAGCCGCGCCGAGCTTTCATCGAGCAAGACCCGCAGCTGGCGCTGGCGCAGGTAAGCCGCGATCTGGTTGAGCGTGTGGGCGACGTTGGGGTCGCCGAATTTGCCGATCAGTCCGATAGTGTGAAAAACCGAGATGGACATCGTTTCGTACTGCATGGTCGGGAAGGGCAACTTATCATTTTCGAGGAAAGCGCGCCATGCGTCTGATAACACGCATAATAACTTGACTCTCCAAAGAGTAATTGCTAGCTTCGCTTGGCACTCTCCGGTCAAGAGTGCCAGACCTGAGGAGAAGCCAGCCGGTATGTACCCTAAGGAACTTCCAGCGGGAGTTTATCCCACGCTCAACGAACGCACCCAGCATTTGCTGAAAGCGCTGGTCGAGCGCTACATCCGCGATGGCCAGCCGGTCGGCTCGCGGACGTTGGCGCGCGACGCGGGCCTCGATCTGAGCCCGGCCACGGTCCGTAACGTCATGGCGGATTTGGAAGAACTGGGCTATCTCCATTCCCCGCATACCTCCGCCGGCCGGGTGCCGACGGCCCGCGGCTACCGGCTGTTCGTCGATGCGCTGCTCAACCTCCAGCCGTTGGGCGATGGGGAGGTCGAACGGTTCCGGCAGCGGATCGGCCAATCGATCCAGAGCAATACCGGACTGGCGCAAACGGTGTCGACGCTGTTATCGGGAACCACCCGGCTGGCGGGTATCGTGATGTTGCCGCGCCGCAAGGTGATGACCTTGCGCCACGTGGAATTTTTGCCGCTGTCCGAAAATCGCGTGCTGGTCGTGCTGGTTTTGAACGCCCAAGAAGTGCAAAACCGCATCATCCAAACGCGCCGGCCTTACAACACGGTGGAACTGCAACAGGCCGCCCACTATTTGAACGACCAGTTCGCTGGCAAAAGCATCAAGCAGGTTCGCGAATCCTTGCTGCGGGAGTTGCGTGAGACCCGAGATAGCCTCGACCGGTTGATGCAGACCGTGGTCGAGATGGCGGAGCAGACCTTCGAAACCGAACCGGCCAGCGAAGATTACGTCGTGGCCGGCCAGACGCACCTGATGCAGTATGCGGATTTATCCGATCTCGACCGATTGCGGCAATTGTTTGAAGCTTTCAATCACAAGCGGGATTTACTGGATTTGTTCGATCAATGCCTTCATGCCGAAGGCGTGCAGATTTTCATCGGCGAAGAATCCGGCTTCGGCGCCTTGGAAGGTTATAGCGTCGTGACCGCGCCTTATACCGTGGAAGGTCAGGTGCTCGGCGTGCTGGGGGTCATCGGTCCGACCCGAATGGCTTACGACCGGGTCATTCCGGTGGTGGATGTCACCGCTCGGCTGCTGGCGGCGGCGCTTAACGAACAAGACTAGTATGGCGAATCCCGATCCCGCTTTCCCACTATTATATTGATATTATACGATCAATGTTCTATAGTATTTATCGGTTTTTTGTTTCAAATTATATACAATCATTGGTCGTTAACCAATCATGTCCGCTTGCGTCTATCTGAATTCCCTGGAGGGCGCGGCGCTTAAAAGCGTGCTTGGCGCGTGGCGTGAGGCATGGCCGGACAGCGGGGTGTTGGCCTTGTTGCCGGAAGCGGCGCTTTCCCGTCTCGATGCGTTGCAGGCCGTGTGCCGCGAACTGTCGTTGCCCTTGAGTGGCGGTTTGTTTCCGGCGCTGCTTCTGGATGGCGCCTTTGCCACGGACGGAGTCTGGCTGTTGCGCTGGGATCGAATGCCCCCCACCGGGTTGATCGTCGGTCTTAATGCCCCCGGCGAAGAGCCCGCCGCCCGCATCGCCGCCGCCGTGACGCCGCATCTGACGGATCGACACTCGACCCTGTTCATGATTTTCGATGCGATGTTGCCCAATATCGCCTCGATCCTGGAAGGGCTTTATTTGCAATTGGCCGATCGGGTGCGCTATGTCGGCGTCAACGCAGGCAGCGAAACCTTTCAGCCCATACCCTGCTTGTTCGACCGCGACCGGCTCGGGCAAAACGGGGTGTTGTGGCTGTTGCTGTCCGACGCGCGGGGCGCTGTCATCGAACATGGCTACCAGGCGCCGGAGCAGATGCTGACCGCCACCTCCACCGAGGGCAACCGGGTCGTCAGCATCGACTGGCGGCCCGCCTTCGAGGTTTATCAGGAGCTGATGCGCGTCCAATACGGGATCGACCTGACTCGGGATAATTTTTATCACTACGCCACGCACTTCCCGTTCGGCATCCTGCGCGCCAATGATGAAATCATCGTTCGGATCCCCGTGGCGCTGCTCGACGATGGTTCGTTGCTGTGCGTCGGTGAAATCCCGCCCAACGCCATGCTGGCGCTGTTGCAAGGGCCGCCGGCGCGGTCCTCGCATACCGTGGACCGCATCGCGCAGGGGTTGATCAAGGCGGAAGGCGGGCTGAGCGGGGCCGATCTGCTGACGTTTTATTGCGCCGGCCGGCGGTTGCATCTCGGTGCGGACGCGCGGGCTGAACTGATGGCCTTGCATGAGAAAACCGGTGCCGGCCGCTTGGTTGGCGCGCTTTCCCTGGGGGAAATCGGCAACAGCCACGAGTGGGGCTATCCCCTGTTTCACAACGCGGCTTTGGTGTGCAAGGTCTGGAAAGCGGGATGAGCCGGGAACGGGGGGTCTCGCCGTGCTCCGCGACTTGGCGCTGGCGCGGAGCGAGATCAGCTGGCAGCCGTTGCTGAGCCGGGCGCGGCATTTTTCCCGCCGCCGCCGCCGATCCAGACGCGCTCCAGTCGGGCCGCGTTTGCCGACGCCACCGCCGATCCTCTGATTTGCCCGTTTTGAGGCCTTCCCGCCAACGCTGCTCGCCATCGAGCGAAAACGGCGATGGACCTACCCTTGAAATTTTTCCGGGTCGACCCCAGTTCTTGGCCATCAGGGGCGACTCTCGGTCGCCCGACCGATTCGATGTGGTGATGGAGAACGGATGATGACCCCTAAACCCGTGTTGGAACCCGGCGTCCGCCCGAACGGCGCCGACATGAAACAGCCCGCCGCCGATTCCGCCGCTGCCAGCCCGGCGGATGAGGCGGATAGCGAGATTTTGGTCAGCCGCGAGGAATTCGACACGCTGCAACGGGACTTGGATCAAGCCCTGGCCAAGGCTGACGAGCACTGGAAGCTGTATCTGGGCGCGCACGCCGAGATGGAAAACCTGCGCAAGCGCACCGAACGCGATGTCCAGAACGCGCATAAATTCGCGCTGGAACGCTTTTTCGGCGAATTGCTGCCGGTGCGCGACAGCCTGGAAATGGGCTTGGCGGCGGCCGGCGGGGAGGTGGATGTCGCCCAATTGCGGGAGGGCGTCGAACTGACCCTCAAGCAATTGGCCTTGGCGATGGAGAAATTTGGCCTGCGCGAAGTAAACCCCCTCGGCGCCAAGTTCGATCCGAGCGAACACGAAGCCATGGCGGTGGTGCCGAGCGATCAGGCCGAGCCCAACACCGTGGCGCAGGTGGTGCAGAAAGGCTATCTGCTCAATGATCGTCTGGTCCGACCCGCCAAGGTGCTGGTGGCGCAGGCCCCACCCAAGCGGACGTGAGGAACCCCGGCGCCCCTCTGGCGCGCCGCCATTGAAAACGCCCCCGATCGTCCCCACATCTGGCGGCAGGTAACGATGGCTAACTGAATTCCCTGAAAATAGAGAGCATGGCAATGAGCAATATTATTATCGGTATCGACCTGGGCACCACCAATTCCTGCGTGGCGGTCATGGAGAGCGGCAAGCCGCGCGTCATCGAAAACAGCGAAGGCGACCGTACTACTCCCTCGGTGGTCGCTTTCCTTGAAGATGGCGAAGTCATTGTTGGCCAGCCGGCCAAACGGCAGGCGGTGACTAACCCGCAGAACACCTTATTCGCGATCAAGCGTCTGATCGGCCGTCGCTTCAACGAGCCGGAAGTGCAAAAGGACATCGACCTGGTGCCTTACAAGATTGCCAAGGCCGACAACGGTGACGCCTGGGTTGAGGCGCGCGGCAAAAAGATGGCCCCGCCGGAAATTTCCGCGCGGGTGCTGATGAAGATGAAGAAAACCGCCGAGGATTATCTCGGCCATCCGGTCACCGAGGCGGTGATCACGGTGCCGGCCTACTTCAACGACAGCCAGCGCCAGGCCACCAAGGACGCCGGCCGCATCGCCGGCCTGGAGGTCAAACGCATCATCAACGAGCCGACGGCGGCGGCCTTGGCCTTTGGCATGGACAAGTCCACCACCAAGGACCGTAAGATCGCGGTTTACGACCTGGGCGGCGGCACTTTCGATATCTCGATCATCGAGATCGCCGGCGTGGACGGCGAGAAGCAGTTTGAGGTGCTCTCGACCAACGGCGACACCTTCCTGGGCGGCGAGGACTTCGACAAGCGGATCATCGATTACCTAATCGAGCAGTTCCAAAAGGAATCGGGTATCAACTTGACCAACGATCCGCTGGCGCTGCAACGATTGAAGGAAGCCGCCGAGAAGGCCAAGATCGAACTGTCTTCCAGCCAGCAAAGCGAGATCAACCTGCCCTACATCACGGCGGACGCCAGCGGCCCGAAGCATTTGAACCTCAAGCTGACCCGCGCCAAGCTGGAGTCGCTGGTCGAGGATTTGATCGACAAGACCATCGGCCCGTGCCGCACCGCGCTGAAGGATGCGGGCTTGGGCATCGGCCAGATCGACGATGTGTTGCTGGTCGGCGGTCAGACCCGGATGCCCAAGGTGCAGGAAAAGGTTCGCGAGTTCTTCGGCAAGGAGCCGCGCAAGGACGTGAACCCCGACGAGGCGGTGGCGGTCGGCGCGGCGATTCAAGGCGGCGTGCTGGGCGGCCAGGTCAAGGACGTGCTGTTGCTGGACGTGACCCCGCTATCGCTGGGCATCGAGACCTTGGGCGGGGTGATGACCAAGCTGATCGAGAAGAACACCACCATTCCGACCAAGGCGACCCAGGTGTTCTCGACCGCCGACGACAACCAGACGGCGGTGACGGTGCACGTGCTGCAAGGCGAGCGCGAGATGGCCCAGGCCAACAAGTCGTTGGGCAAGTTCGATCTGACCGATATCCCCTCGGCGCCACGCGGCGTGCCGCAGATCGAAGTGACCTTCGACATCGACGCCAACGGCATCCTGCACGTCTCGGCCAAGGACAAGGCCACCGGCAAGGAGAACCGCATCGTGATCAAGGCGTCCTCCGGTTTGTCGGAGGAGGAGATCAAGCGGATGGTCGGCGACGCCGAGGCCCACGCCGAGGAGGACAAGAAGTTCCACGAGCTGGTCAACGTCCGCAATCAGGCCGAAAACTTGATCCACGGCACCGAGAAGACCTTGCGCGATTTGGGCGATAAGGTGGAGGGCGGCGAGCGCGGGCCGATCGAAGCGGCGATCAGCGATCTGCGCACCACCGCCAAGACCGATAACAAGAACGCCATCGAGGCCAAGACCCGCACCTTGGCGGAGCTGTCCGGCAAGCTGGCCGAGCGGCTGTACGCGCAGGCCGGCGGCGGACCAGAAGGCGGCCCCGGCGGTCCGGCGGGACCGGGCGGCGGCGGTCACAAGCCCGCCGATGACGGCGTGGTGGACGCCGAATTCGAGGAAGTCAAGAAGTAAGCGACTCGATTGCGGTAAACTCAACATCCGGGAAGGCGAAAGCATTCCCGGATTTTTGGTTTTTGCTCGGTCCCTCTTTACGGACGCCCACAACGGAAGACCATGTCCAAGCGCGATTATTACGAAATCCTCAGCGTGGCCCGCAACGCGAGCGAAGCTGAAATCCGGCAGTCTTACCGGCGGCTGGCGATGAAATACCATCCCGACCGCAATCCGGGCGATCAGGTGGCCGAGAGCAACTTCAAGGAAGCCAAGGAGGCTTATGAGGTGCTGGCCGATTCGCGCAAGCGGGTCGCCTACGATCAGTTTGGCCATGCCGGCGTGGAAGCGTCGGCGGGCGGGGGTTACGGCGGCGCGGCCGATCTGGGCGATATTTTCGGCGGGGTGTTTCGGGATATCTTTGGTGGTGGACGCGGCGGTGGCGGCGGTCAGGGCTATCGGGGTTCGGACTTGCGCTTTACCCTGGACCTGACGCTGGAAGAAGCCGTCTTCGGGACTACCGCCAAGATCAGGGTGCCGACTTTGGTCAGTTGCGCGGCCTGCGCGGGCAGCGGAGCCAAGTCGGGCACCAAGCCGACCACTTGTCCGACCTGCCGCGGCGTCGGGCAAGTACGGATGCAGCAAGGTTTTTTTTCGATTCAGCAGACCTGCCCGCGCTGCCAGGGGCGCGGCACCATCATTCCCGAACCTTGCGAGACCTGCCGGGGCACCGGCCGGGTCGAGGAACAGAAGTCGCTGTCGGTCAAAGTGCCGGCGGGCGTGGACAACGGCGATCGCATCCGGCTGGCCGGTGAGGGCGAACACGGCGAACAGGGCGGCTCGCCGGGTGATCTCTACGTCCAAATTCGCGTCAAACCGCATCCCATCTTCACCCGCGAGGACAACGATCTGTATTGCGAAGTGCCGATCGGTTTTACCACCGCCGCGTTGGGCGGGGACATGGAGGTGCCGACCCTGGACGGACGGGTCAGCCTGAAGATTCCGGCGGAAACCCAGACCGGCAAGGTGTTCCGGGTGCGCGGCAAAGGCGTCAAACCGGTGCGCGGCGGCGCGACCGGCGATTTGCTCTGCCGGGTCAACGTCGAAACCCCCGTCAACCTGACCAAGGAACAAAAGGAGCTGCTGCAACAGTTCGCCAATTCCCTGGAAGGCGGCGGCAAGCGCCACACTCCGCGAGAAGGAAGCTGGCTGGACGGGGTTAAGAAATTTTTTGAAGAGATGAAGTTTTAAGTAGGTCTTTTGTCGAAGTTACTGATCAGCCGTCGGCGACGCTGACCGCCCTTGAATCGAAACGACGCGGTTGTCGGCCAGACCCCTTCCTGCTGGATCGCGCGAGTTGTCTTGAGGTCCGAGGTCCGAACGCGCGGCGTCGACCTTCCGACCTGACGGCTTGATTGAAACCACCGCGCAAGAGAGTTGCCCGCATGGTGATCGAGACGCCTAAAACGACCTATCTTCAAGATTACGCGCCGCCCGCTTATCGAATTCCCGCCATCGAACTGCGCTTTGAGTTAGGCGAGGACAGCACCACGGTTCATTCCCGGCTGTCGGTGGTCCGGGCCGAGGCCACGCCGCCCGGCGCGCCCTTGGCGCTGGACGGGCAAGATTTGGAACTGCTGTCGCTGGCTTTGAACGGCGAACCCCTCGCGACCGACCGCTACCGGTTGGAGGCCGACCGGCTGACGCTGTTAGCTCCGCCCGAAGCCTTCGAACTGGCGGCGGTCACGCGGATTTATCCCCAACACAATGCGTCGTTGGAAGGGCTTTATCAATCCAACGGCAATTTCTGCACGCAATGCGAGGCGGAAGGTTTTCGCAAGATCACTTACTTTCTCGACCGTCCCGACGTAATGGCGGTGTTTAGCACCACCTTGGTTGCGGACCCATCACGCTATCCGGTGCTGCTGTCTAACGGCAATCGCATCGACGGCGGTGAACTGGACGACGGCCGTCGCTGGGCCACCTGGCATGATCCCTTTCCCAAGCCCTGTTATCTGTTCGCGTTGGTGGCGGGTCGGCTGGACTGTATCGAAGACCGTTTCCTCACCCGTTCCGGGCGCGCGGTCGATCTGCGCATTTATGTCGAGCCGTCCGATCTCGATCAATGCCAGCACGCCATGCAGTCGCTGAAACAGGCCATGGCCTGGGACGAGCGACGCTTCGGGCTGGAATACGATCTCGATTTATATCAGATCGTCGCGGTCGGCGATTTCAATATGGGCGCGATGGAGAATAAGGGCCTCAACATCTTCAATACCAAGTACGTGCTCGCCAAGCCCGAGACCGCCACCGATGCCGACTATCAGGGCATTCTCGGAGTGATCGGTCACGAATATTTCCACAACTGGACCGGCAATCGAGTGACTTGTCGGGACTGGTTTCAGCTCAGCCTCAAAGAAGGGCTGACCGTATTCCGCGATCAGGAATTTTCCGCCGATCTCGGCTCGCGCGGGGTCGAACGGATCGAGGACGTGCGCCTCCTGCGCGGCAGTCAGTTCCCGCAAGACGCCGGCCCGATGGCCCATCCGGTGCGGCCAGATTCCTACATCGAGATCAACAATTTCTACACCGTCACCGTCTACAACAAGGGCGCCGAGGTGGTGCGGATGATCCAGACGCTGCTCGGTCGGGAAGGCTTCCGGCGCGGCATGGACCTGTATTTTCAACGCCACGACGGCCAAGCGGTGACTTGCGATGATTTTGTGGCGGCGATGGCGGACGCCAACCAAGCCGATCTCAGCCAATTCAAGCGCTGGTACCAGCAGGCGGGCACGCCGGAATTGAGCATGAGTGACGAATACGATCCAGCAACGCGCCGTTATACCCTCACGGTGCGGCAATCCTGCCCACCGACTCCCGGACAGCCCGACAAAGCGCCTTTTCACATCCCGCTGGCGCTGGGTCTTTTGGATGCCGACGGGCGCGATATACCGCTGCGGCTGGCGGGGGAAAGGGCGCCAAGTGCGTCGGGAGCCACGACCCGCGTGGTGGACTTGCGAGAGGTGGAACAGGTCTTTCAGTTCGTGGAGGTGCCCGTCCGCCCGGTCCCGTCGCTACTGCGCGGGTTTTCCGCGCCGGTGAAGTTGACCGGCGGGGAAAGCGACGCCGATCTGCGCTTTCGGCTGGCCCACGACAGCGACGATTTCAACCGCTGGGACGCCGGCCAGACCTTGGCGATCCGAACGATGTTGGCCTTGATCGAGGAGCGCCGCTTGCAGCGAGAGTGGACCCTGCCGGAATCGTTCAGCGCCGCCTTCGAGCGGGCGCTGCGTTCCGACGCCGATCCCGCCCTGCTGGCTCAAGTGCTGACGCTGCCCAGTCAAAGCTATCTGGCCGAACAAATGGAGCGAGTGGATGTGGATGGCATCCACGCCGCCCACACCTTCCTAAGGCGGACCCTGGCGGAGCGGTTGCGAGCGCCGTTGTTGGCCACTTATGTCGCCTTGCGGGATCAGGGCCGCAACGGCTATCGGGCTGATTCCGCCGCCATGGCCCGGCGGGCGCTCAAAAACGTGTGCCTGGATTATCTGATGCAGCTCGACGATGGCGAGACGAGGACGCTGTGTCTGGAGCAATTCCGCTCCGCCGACAACATGACCGATCAATTAGGCGCGCTGGCGCCGTTGACCCACTCTGAAGGTCCCGAACGCGGCGAGGCGCTCGCCGCGTTTTACCAGCGCTGGCGCACTGAGGCGCTGGTGGTCGATAAATGGCTGAGCCTGCAAGCGACCGCCAGCGTTCCGGACACCCTGGCGGCGGTGGAGGCGCTGACCGCTCACGAAGCGTTCAACCTGCGCAACCCCAATAAGGTCCGCGCTCTGATCGGCGCCTTTTCCCAAGCCAATCCCTGGCATTTTCACGCCGCCGACGGCAGCGGCTATACTTTCCTTGCCGATCAGATCGTGCTGTTAAACCGCTTTAACCCGCAGATCGCCGCGCGGTTGATCACCGCCTTTACCCGCTGGCGCAAGTACGATCCGCTACGCCAAGCCC is from Candidatus Competibacteraceae bacterium and encodes:
- a CDS encoding FIST C-terminal domain-containing protein — its product is MSACVYLNSLEGAALKSVLGAWREAWPDSGVLALLPEAALSRLDALQAVCRELSLPLSGGLFPALLLDGAFATDGVWLLRWDRMPPTGLIVGLNAPGEEPAARIAAAVTPHLTDRHSTLFMIFDAMLPNIASILEGLYLQLADRVRYVGVNAGSETFQPIPCLFDRDRLGQNGVLWLLLSDARGAVIEHGYQAPEQMLTATSTEGNRVVSIDWRPAFEVYQELMRVQYGIDLTRDNFYHYATHFPFGILRANDEIIVRIPVALLDDGSLLCVGEIPPNAMLALLQGPPARSSHTVDRIAQGLIKAEGGLSGADLLTFYCAGRRLHLGADARAELMALHEKTGAGRLVGALSLGEIGNSHEWGYPLFHNAALVCKVWKAG
- the dnaK gene encoding molecular chaperone DnaK, which codes for MSNIIIGIDLGTTNSCVAVMESGKPRVIENSEGDRTTPSVVAFLEDGEVIVGQPAKRQAVTNPQNTLFAIKRLIGRRFNEPEVQKDIDLVPYKIAKADNGDAWVEARGKKMAPPEISARVLMKMKKTAEDYLGHPVTEAVITVPAYFNDSQRQATKDAGRIAGLEVKRIINEPTAAALAFGMDKSTTKDRKIAVYDLGGGTFDISIIEIAGVDGEKQFEVLSTNGDTFLGGEDFDKRIIDYLIEQFQKESGINLTNDPLALQRLKEAAEKAKIELSSSQQSEINLPYITADASGPKHLNLKLTRAKLESLVEDLIDKTIGPCRTALKDAGLGIGQIDDVLLVGGQTRMPKVQEKVREFFGKEPRKDVNPDEAVAVGAAIQGGVLGGQVKDVLLLDVTPLSLGIETLGGVMTKLIEKNTTIPTKATQVFSTADDNQTAVTVHVLQGEREMAQANKSLGKFDLTDIPSAPRGVPQIEVTFDIDANGILHVSAKDKATGKENRIVIKASSGLSEEEIKRMVGDAEAHAEEDKKFHELVNVRNQAENLIHGTEKTLRDLGDKVEGGERGPIEAAISDLRTTAKTDNKNAIEAKTRTLAELSGKLAERLYAQAGGGPEGGPGGPAGPGGGGHKPADDGVVDAEFEEVKK
- the hrcA gene encoding heat-inducible transcriptional repressor HrcA; protein product: MYPKELPAGVYPTLNERTQHLLKALVERYIRDGQPVGSRTLARDAGLDLSPATVRNVMADLEELGYLHSPHTSAGRVPTARGYRLFVDALLNLQPLGDGEVERFRQRIGQSIQSNTGLAQTVSTLLSGTTRLAGIVMLPRRKVMTLRHVEFLPLSENRVLVVLVLNAQEVQNRIIQTRRPYNTVELQQAAHYLNDQFAGKSIKQVRESLLRELRETRDSLDRLMQTVVEMAEQTFETEPASEDYVVAGQTHLMQYADLSDLDRLRQLFEAFNHKRDLLDLFDQCLHAEGVQIFIGEESGFGALEGYSVVTAPYTVEGQVLGVLGVIGPTRMAYDRVIPVVDVTARLLAAALNEQD
- the dnaJ gene encoding molecular chaperone DnaJ; this encodes MSKRDYYEILSVARNASEAEIRQSYRRLAMKYHPDRNPGDQVAESNFKEAKEAYEVLADSRKRVAYDQFGHAGVEASAGGGYGGAADLGDIFGGVFRDIFGGGRGGGGGQGYRGSDLRFTLDLTLEEAVFGTTAKIRVPTLVSCAACAGSGAKSGTKPTTCPTCRGVGQVRMQQGFFSIQQTCPRCQGRGTIIPEPCETCRGTGRVEEQKSLSVKVPAGVDNGDRIRLAGEGEHGEQGGSPGDLYVQIRVKPHPIFTREDNDLYCEVPIGFTTAALGGDMEVPTLDGRVSLKIPAETQTGKVFRVRGKGVKPVRGGATGDLLCRVNVETPVNLTKEQKELLQQFANSLEGGGKRHTPREGSWLDGVKKFFEEMKF
- the grpE gene encoding nucleotide exchange factor GrpE; this translates as MKQPAADSAAASPADEADSEILVSREEFDTLQRDLDQALAKADEHWKLYLGAHAEMENLRKRTERDVQNAHKFALERFFGELLPVRDSLEMGLAAAGGEVDVAQLREGVELTLKQLALAMEKFGLREVNPLGAKFDPSEHEAMAVVPSDQAEPNTVAQVVQKGYLLNDRLVRPAKVLVAQAPPKRT
- the pepN gene encoding aminopeptidase N, translated to MVIETPKTTYLQDYAPPAYRIPAIELRFELGEDSTTVHSRLSVVRAEATPPGAPLALDGQDLELLSLALNGEPLATDRYRLEADRLTLLAPPEAFELAAVTRIYPQHNASLEGLYQSNGNFCTQCEAEGFRKITYFLDRPDVMAVFSTTLVADPSRYPVLLSNGNRIDGGELDDGRRWATWHDPFPKPCYLFALVAGRLDCIEDRFLTRSGRAVDLRIYVEPSDLDQCQHAMQSLKQAMAWDERRFGLEYDLDLYQIVAVGDFNMGAMENKGLNIFNTKYVLAKPETATDADYQGILGVIGHEYFHNWTGNRVTCRDWFQLSLKEGLTVFRDQEFSADLGSRGVERIEDVRLLRGSQFPQDAGPMAHPVRPDSYIEINNFYTVTVYNKGAEVVRMIQTLLGREGFRRGMDLYFQRHDGQAVTCDDFVAAMADANQADLSQFKRWYQQAGTPELSMSDEYDPATRRYTLTVRQSCPPTPGQPDKAPFHIPLALGLLDADGRDIPLRLAGERAPSASGATTRVVDLREVEQVFQFVEVPVRPVPSLLRGFSAPVKLTGGESDADLRFRLAHDSDDFNRWDAGQTLAIRTMLALIEERRLQREWTLPESFSAAFERALRSDADPALLAQVLTLPSQSYLAEQMERVDVDGIHAAHTFLRRTLAERLRAPLLATYVALRDQGRNGYRADSAAMARRALKNVCLDYLMQLDDGETRTLCLEQFRSADNMTDQLGALAPLTHSEGPERGEALAAFYQRWRTEALVVDKWLSLQATASVPDTLAAVEALTAHEAFNLRNPNKVRALIGAFSQANPWHFHAADGSGYTFLADQIVLLNRFNPQIAARLITAFTRWRKYDPLRQAHMQAQLERILAVAELSPDVYEIAVKSLGRNP